One Anomalospiza imberbis isolate Cuckoo-Finch-1a 21T00152 chromosome 37, ASM3175350v1, whole genome shotgun sequence DNA window includes the following coding sequences:
- the LOC137464141 gene encoding zinc finger protein 418-like yields MEEEEKPWRSLTRSSSKPIPGSCGEERAPLSPEGTRRSSRSTELVEKQQKCLECGQGFSQRCNLIEHQRIHAGEWPYECGECGKGFSHSSSLIRHQRIHTGERPFKCEECGKSFSQSSSLMQQQRIHTGEKPFECGECGKSFSQRGQLMQHQVMHTGDRPYECGKCGMSFSQKGHLMQHQRIHTGEKPYECGECGKSFSQSSGLRKHERIHTGEKPYECGECGKSFSLNSKLMEHQKIHTGEKPYKCGECGKSFIGSSALIRHQVIHTGERPYTCLECGKSFGWSSELRTHQRIHTGERPYECPQCGKRFQTSSTLLTHERIHTEERPFRCPDCGKGFKLISHLTTHRRIHSGERPYECGECGKSFSTSSILTKHQRRHH; encoded by the coding sequence atggaggaagaggagaagccCTGGAGATCCCTCACAAGGAGTAGCAGCAAACCCattccagggagctgtggggaggaaagagcccccctgagcccGGAAGGCACCCGGAGATCCAGCCGGAGCAcagagctggtggagaagcagcaaaagtgcttggaatgtgggcaaGGTTTCAGCCAGAGGTGCAACCTGATcgagcaccagaggatccacgctggggaatggccctacgagTGCGGCgagtgtgggaagggtttcagccacagctccagcctgatccggcaccagaggatccacactggggaacgaCCCTTTAAATGTgaggagtgtgggaagagcttcagccagagctccagcctgatgCAACaacagaggatccacactggggaaaagCCCTttgagtgtggggaatgtgggaagagcttcagccagagggGCCAACTGATGCAGCACCAGGTAATGCACACCGGGGAccggccctatgagtgtgggaAATGTGGGATGAGCTTTAGCCAGAAGGGCCACCTGATGCaacaccagaggatccacactggggaaaagccctatgagtgtggggaatgtgggaagagcttcagccagagctctggCCTGAGGAAACACgagaggatccacactggggaaaagccctatgagtgtggggagtgtgggaagagcttcagcctGAACTCCAAGCTTATGGAACACCAAaagatccacactggggaaaagccctacaagtgtggggaatgtgggaagagcttcataGGAAGCTCAGCTCTGATTCggcaccaggtgatccacactggggaacggccctacacttgcttggaatgtgggaagagctttgggtGGAGCTCCGAACTGAGAAcacaccagcgcatccacaccggggagaggccctacgagtgtccccagtgtgggaagaggtttcagaccagctccactCTCCTCACACatgagcggattcacacagaggagaggcccttccgctgccccgactgcgggaagggcttcaagtTAATCTCCCACCTCACTAcgcaccggcgcatccacagcggggagaggccctacgagtgtggggagtgtgggaagagcttctccacgAGCTCAATCTTGACcaaacaccaacggaggcaccactAA